The Sphingopyxis sp. BE259 nucleotide sequence GCCATTGATGCTGATGATGCTCACGTCGCGGTAGGTCATTCGTCATGTTTCCCGATCAGGCTGCCCCACATGAGTACCGGCAGCGTTGAGGCATAATCGTCGGTCCAGCGTTCGAACCCGGCGCGCGCGGCCAGCGGCACCCAGGCGCCATCCTTTGCCGCGTCGCCGCGCGGACGAAGGCCGCCGGTCAGCTGCTGCATCCGCTGCGGCGTCGCGGTCAGTGCGACCCAGTTCGACCCCGTCAGGTCGCCATATTCGTCGCCCGCCGGGCCGGGATCCATCCGGATCGCGCTGGACCAGCCGCGCGCGCGCGCTTCCTCGGCCAGCACCGGTTCCAGCCCGAAAAAGCGGTTCGAGATATGGATCAGCAGCACGCCGCCCGGTTTCAGAGCGCGTTTGTAGATGCCGATCGCTTCGCTGGTCAGCAGGTGCAGCGGGATCGCGTCGGACGAAAAGGCGTCGATGACCAAGATGTCGAACTGGGCCGCGGGCTGCTCGGCGATTTTCAGTCGCGCATCGCCGATGACGATCGGGCTGTCGCCGGCACAATCGGACAGGAAGGTGAATTTGGTGGGATCGCGGGCAATATCGACCATCACCGGATCGATCTCGAAAATCGTCCATTGCTGGCCCGGCCGCCGATAGCAGGCGAGCGTCCCCGCCCCCAGCCCGACGATGCCGACCGACGCGGCGGGTCCCGCCAGCGCCTCGGCCTGGCTCAGCGTCAGGCCGACCCCCGATTTGGGGCCATAATAGGTCGTCGGTTCGCGGCGATGCGCCGGGTCGGTGCGCTGCAACCCGTGCAGCGTCGTGCCGTGCGCCAGGCGGCGCTGGCGTTGCGCGGGATAGTCGGTGACGGTGTAGACGCCAAAATAGCTGCGGACCCGCGCGCCGGTAAAACTTTCCTGCACGGTGTCCCAGCCGCCGACGCCGATCATCAGCAGGCCCAGCACGGTCACAAAGGCCCAGCGCCAGCCGATCACCAACAGCCCGACGGCAAACAGCGCGACGCCCCAGGCCGCCGTCGATCCTTCGAGCACACCGCCCCAGTCGCGGACCATCCGCCAGCAGGCGAACGCCGCGATCGCGACCAGCGCCGCCGCGACGATCCGCGCGCGCGGCGCGGACAGGCGCAACCACTGGTTCCACGGCAGCAGCGCCGGAAGCGGCAGCAGCGCCGCTGCGGCAAGAATCAGCAACGGATGTTCGTACACCCAGTCGAACAGCAGCGGCGCAAACAGCGCCGCGAACAGTCCGCCGAGCACGCCGCCCGCCGACATCACCAGATAAAACAGCGTCAGATGCTGCGTCGCCGGGCGCAGGTGATACAGATAGCCGTGCAATGCGGTCGCCACGACAAACAGCATCGCCAGGCTGGCCAGCGCGATCATCATCGACCCACCGCCCGAACTGAGCAGGCCGAGCCCGCCAACCGCGAGCAGCACCGCCGGGGCAATGAAGGTGATAATCTCGGTCAGCCGGTCCATCGTCGAAAAGGCGATCACGAAGCTGAGCAGATAGAGCCCGAGCGGTAGCACCCAGAGCAGCGGCATCGCAACAATATCGGTGGTCAGATGCGTGGTCGTCGACAGCATCAGGCCCGATGGCACTGCCGCGATGAACAGCCAGTGGAGCTGGCGCCGCAGCGTGGGCCGCGGCTCCACAGCCCCCGCGGCATCGCCCACCACGTCCGCTCGCCCGTGCCAGCGCGCCGCGGCGCTGGCCGCGACCAGCACGACGAGCAGGGCATATCCCGCGGTCCAGCCCCAGCTTTGCGCCGCCAGCGGCAACGCCGGTTCGACGAGCGCCGGATAGCTGATCAGTCCGGCAAAACTGCCGAGATTCGATGCGGCGTAGAGATAATAGGGGTCACCCGCGCGGGCGTCGGCGGCAAACCAGCGCTGCATCAGCGGCGCCTGCGCCGACACCATGAAGAACACCGGGCCGATCGACGCCAGCAACAACAGCGGCACCCACAACGCCTCTTGCCCCGGCCCGGGCGGCGCGATCTGGGCAATCCCGATCGGCAGCCACAGCGCGGCGACCAGGAACAGCGCGACGTGGATGATCGCCTGGCGCCGCACCGTAAAGCGGCCAAGCCAATGGGCATAGGCATAGCCGCCGAGCAGCAGCGCCTGATAGACCAGCATCGCGCTGTTCCACACCGCCGGAGCGCCGCCGAGCTTCGGCAGCACCATCCGCGCCACCATCGGTTGCACCTGAAAGAGAAGGAAGCTGCCGACCAATATGGTCAGCACGAACAGCCAGCGCCGCGGTAACGCAGTCATAACAAGCCCACCCCTTATTCGATTATTTGTTCAATAGCCGCGCGGCGTCGAGCGCATGATAGGTCAACACCCCTGACGCCCCGGCGCGGCGGAACGCCAGCAGGGTTTCGAGCACCAGCGCGTCACGGTCGCCCGCACCCGCCGCCGCAGCCGCCTCGATCATCGCATATTCGCCCGACACCTGATACGCATAGACCGGCACCGCAAAGTTCGCCTTCACCGCCGCAACGATGTCGAGATAGGGCAGCCCGGGCTTCACCATCACGCTGTCGGCGCCCTCGGCCAGATCCTGCGCGACCTCGCGCAGCGCCTCTTCAGCGTTGGCGGGGTCCATCTGATAGGTTTTCTTGTCGCCCTGAAGCAGCCCGCGCGAGCCCACCGCGTCGCGGAACGGGCCATAAAAGGCCGAGGCATATTTGGCGGCGTAGCTCATGATCTGGACATGGCCGAACCCTTCGGCCTCCAGCGCCTGTCGGATCGCGCCGATGCGCCCGTCCATCATGTCGCTGGGCGCGATGATGTCGGCACCGGCGCGCGCCTGATTCAGCGCCTGTCCGACCAGCACCTCGACCGTTTCGTCATTGAGGACATAGCCTGTGTCGTCGATCAGCCCGTCCTGCCCATGGCTGGTATAGGGGTCGAGCGCCACATCGGTGAGCACCCCGATGTCGTCGCCCAGCGCCTGCTTGATCGCGGCGGTGGCGCGGCACATCAGATTGTCGGGATTGAGCGCCTCACCGCCATCGGCGCTGCGGCGGCCCGGCTGGGTATAGGGGAACAGCGCGAGGCACGGGATACCTGCGGCAACCGCATCGCGGGCGCGATCGACAAGCCGGTCAACCGACCAGCGCGACACCCCCGGCAGGCTGGTGATCGGTTCCTCGCTTTGCGCGCCGTCGCACACGAACAGCGGCCAGATCAGGTTCGACGGCCCCAGCGTCGTTTCGCGCACCATGGCACGGCTCCAGCCGGTGCGACGGGTGCGGCGGAGGCGAAGATCGGGGAAAGCGGCGTGGGTCATGCGGCGTGCATAGCGGGGTGCGGGCGCGGGGCAAATGGATATTGGCGGATTTCAAGGAACGCTAAACACCGTTCGTGTCGAGCGAAGTCGAGACACCCATCAATCTTGCATTGCGTCGATGGGTGTCTCGACTTCGCTCGACACGAACGGAATCAGATGTTGTTTGCTCGAGGGGTTAAATCCCGCCCTCAGCCCGCTTCGACGCCACGTCAGCAAGGCTACCGAGCTTCGGTCCTTCAACCTGCTTTGGTGCGATCGGGGTCAGCGCGGCGCCGGGCGCCACCGCGGTCAACGCCCGAATGCGGGCGCGGAAATCGGCGAGCGCTTTGCCTTCGAGCAAAGCGCGGGTGACGAAGGTCACCGACGACGGATTCACCGCGCGGCCGTTGCGATAGAGTTCGTAATGCAGGTGCGGGCCGGTCGACAGGCCGGTCGAGCCGATATAGCCGATCACCTGGCCGCGACCCACCCGCTGGCCCGGTCGCACCGCGATGCGGCTCATATGGCCATAGCCGGTGCCGAGGCCGTTGCCGTGGTTGAGCTTGACGAAATTGCCATAGCCGCCGTGGCGCCCGGCGATCGTCACGACGCCGTCGGTGACCGCATAGATGGGCGCGCCATAACCGCCGCCGAAATCCATGCCGCTGTGCATCCGTTTATAGCCGAGAATCGGGTGACGGCGCATCCCGAAGGTCGAAGTCACGCGGCCGTTGGTCGGACGCGCCATGCCGCCGCGCTGCTGCCCGACGCCCGACGCCTCGAACCATTGAGCGCGGCCATCGACAGTCCATTCGACCATCGACAGCTTGGCTTTGCCGCCGCGCACCAGCCCGGCGTAGAGCAGCTTGCCGGTCTCGCTTTCACCGGTTTCGGCGCGGCGGTAGTCGACGATGATGTCATATTCGTCGCTGGCGCGAATATCGCTGCCGACCGAAATCTGGCGGCCGATGACGCGCAGATAGGACTGGATCGCCGTCGCGGGCGCCCCGGCGGCACGGGCCGAGCGATACAGGCTGTCGCCGACCCGGCCGCGGATACGCAGCGGGGTGGTGTCGACCGCGATCGGGATGCGCCGCATCACCAGCCGGTCACCCTCGCGCTCCATTTCGATCCGCAGGTCAAAGCGGGCGCGCATCGCCAGCGCCTCGACCGGGCGCGGCATCGTGCGCGCGGCGCGGCGACCGAGAATCAGGTCGATGCGCGTCCCCGGCGCGATGTCGGCCAGCGGCACCGCGGCCGCCACCTGATTCGCCAGCGCCTGCGCCTCGCCGCCGCCGACGCCCGAGCGTTCGAGCAGGCGGGCAAAGCTGTCGCCACTGCCCAGCGTCGCGGTGAGTTCGATCTGCGGCCGTTCGGGGGTCTGGGTGAGCGGGCGGACCGCATCGGTCGCCGCCATATGCCGCCCGGTGTCGCCGCCGAGCGCCAGCGGCACGATCATCTGGGCGCGCGCTTCGTTGAAGTCGGCAGCATCGAGCGCCGGGGCACCCCCGACGGCAAGTGGCTGAATTCCGGGGAAACTGGCGATCGCGGTGCCGCACAGAAGGGTCAAGGTCGCCAGCCCGCGCCACCATTCGGCCGAGCCGATATTGTCGCCAAGGTCGGGGACGAGATCAAGCCCGGCCAGCCGGTCGCGCCAGCCAAGCGCGTCCGAATCGACATCGCGCCGCGGCAGCGGGATCGCTTGCGACATCGTGAGGGCGGCGGCGTTGCCGGACATCCCCGCAATGGGTTCGTGACGCTGAAACAAAGTGCAACCCCCGCTCGACGGACCTCCCTTACCCGGCCATCGAATGATGTTTTCCAAAGCGTGTCTGTAAAGAAAGGTCGTTAAAGTCAATTTAATGGCGGTTTTGCCGCAGCCGGTTGCGGCCAATCGTGGCGGGGGCGGGACATGATGCAACACCGACGGAAAAATCGGCCGCGGCGGCGCGGTTCGACGATCGCCTGTTGCGCGGCGACCGCGGCCATGCCAGCTTGGACCCCAAGAAAATGACGTCATCCTCTTCCCAGCCGGTCAAGGCTGTCCTTGGCCCCACCAACACCGGCAAAACCCATTTGGCGGTCGAGCGCCTGACCGCCCATTCGAGCGGCATGATCGGCTTTCCGCTGCGGCTTCTGGCGCGCGAAGTGTATGACCGGGTCGTGGCGATCAAGGGCGCCGCGCAGGTTGCGCTGGTGACCGGCGAGGAGCGGATCATCCCGCCCGACGCCCGCTATCTGCTCGGCACGATGGAAGCGCTGCCGATCGAGCGCGACGTTGCCTTTGTCGGCATCGACGAAGCGCAGCTCGGCGCCGATCCCGAACGCGGCCATGTCTTTACCGACCGCCTGCTCCGCGCGCGCGGCCGCGACGAGACGATGATCCTGGGGTCGGCGAGCATCCGCGGGCTGGTGAAAAATCTCGTTCCCGAAGCGGACATCATCACCCGGCCGCGCTTTTCGACCCTGAGCTATGCCGGGACGTCGAAACTTTCGCGCTTGCCCAAACGCTCGGCAATCGTCGCCTTTTCGGCCGAGGAAGTTTATGCGATCGCCGAAATGCTGCGTCGCTTTTCGGGCGGCGCTGCGGTGGTGATGGGCGCGCTCAGCCCCAAGACGCGCAACTCGCAGGTCGCGATGTTCGAGGCGGGCGAGGTCGATTATCTCGTCGCCACCGACGCGATCGGCATGGGATTGAACCTCGACGTCCAGCATGTCGCCTTTGCCAGCTTGCAGAAATTCGACGGGCGCCGCCTCCGCCGCCTGACGATCGCCGAAATGGCGCAGATCGCCGGGCGGGCCGGGCGGCACCAGCAGGACGGCAGTTTCGGCACCATCGGCCTGCCGCAGGGCGGTTTTACCCCCGAGGAAGTGGCGGCGATCGAGGGGCATCATTTCCCGCCGCTGCCCAGCCTGTTCTGGCGCAATCCAATCCCCGGCTTCGGCTCGCTCGACCAGCTGCTGTCCGATCTGGCGCAGCCGCCGACCCAGCCGGTGCTGCGCCCCGCCCCCGAAGCGGTCGACATCGCAGTGCTCAAGCATCTGGCCGGTGACATGGAGGTGCGCGCGCGCGGCGGCGATTTCGACGCCGTGCAGCGATTGTGGGACATTTGCGGCCTGCCCGATTTCGAACAATTGGGCGCCGAACATCACAGCCGGACAATCTTCAAATTGTGGCAATGGCGGACCAGCGGCGACGGGATGATCGACCCCGACTGGTTCGCGCGGCGGCTGGCGAAACTGAACGATGTCGAGGGCGACATCGACCAGCTGGCGAGCCGGATCGCGGCGGTGCGCACCCTGTGCTTCATCGCCCAGCGCGGTGACTGGATCGCGGGCGCGGCGGGGTGGACCGAGCAGACGCAGGCGCTCGAATCCCGACTGTCCGACGCGCTCCACGCGGCGCTGGCGCAGCGGTTCGTCGACCGGCGGCTGGCGTTGCTGCTGCGCGATGCGGGGCAGCGCGGCGCCGCTCTGCCGGTGGCGGTCGGTCCCGACGGCACCGTTGCGGTCGATGGCGAGGCGATCGGCACCCTCAAAGGCTTTCAGTTCAAGGTCGATCCCGTGGCCAGAGCGAGCGATCACCGGATGCTGCTTGCCGCTGCCGAAAAACATCTGCGTGCCGAGTTGGCGCGCCGCGCGACCACTTTGGCCGAGGGGGACGACAGCGCCCTGTCGCTGGTCGCGGAACCGGGCGCCGCGCCGCGGTTGGCGTGGCATGGCCACCCCATTGCGACGCTCGCCAAGGGGCCGACGCTGGTCCAGCCATCGATTCTGGTCGATCCGTCGCTGCGGCGGCTGGAACCCCATCAGGTGCAAGCGATTGCCGAACGGCTGCAACGCTTTGTCGCGCAGCAGCTGGCGCGCCATGCCGCACCGCTCGCCGCCATGGGCGAAGCCGCGGGCGACCTGTTCACCCCGCCGCGCGTCCGCGCCCTGTTGGCGGCGCTGACCGACAACAGCGGCACGATCGGCCGCGCCGCTGTCGAGGATCAGTTGAACGCACTCGCGCCCGACGAGCGGCCGCAACTGCGCAAGCTGGGCCTGACGATCGGGTCGCTGGACATTTTTCATCCGGTGTTGCTGAAGCCCGAGGCGGTGCGCTGGCGCGCCGCGCTGACCGCGGCGCAGCAAGGGACGCCGATCCCGGCGCTGCCGCCGCACGGCGCGGTGTTGCAGAAAACCGGCAGTCACATCGGTCTGACGATCGCTGGCTTT carries:
- a CDS encoding fused MFS/spermidine synthase, which translates into the protein MTALPRRWLFVLTILVGSFLLFQVQPMVARMVLPKLGGAPAVWNSAMLVYQALLLGGYAYAHWLGRFTVRRQAIIHVALFLVAALWLPIGIAQIAPPGPGQEALWVPLLLLASIGPVFFMVSAQAPLMQRWFAADARAGDPYYLYAASNLGSFAGLISYPALVEPALPLAAQSWGWTAGYALLVVLVAASAAARWHGRADVVGDAAGAVEPRPTLRRQLHWLFIAAVPSGLMLSTTTHLTTDIVAMPLLWVLPLGLYLLSFVIAFSTMDRLTEIITFIAPAVLLAVGGLGLLSSGGGSMMIALASLAMLFVVATALHGYLYHLRPATQHLTLFYLVMSAGGVLGGLFAALFAPLLFDWVYEHPLLILAAAALLPLPALLPWNQWLRLSAPRARIVAAALVAIAAFACWRMVRDWGGVLEGSTAAWGVALFAVGLLVIGWRWAFVTVLGLLMIGVGGWDTVQESFTGARVRSYFGVYTVTDYPAQRQRRLAHGTTLHGLQRTDPAHRREPTTYYGPKSGVGLTLSQAEALAGPAASVGIVGLGAGTLACYRRPGQQWTIFEIDPVMVDIARDPTKFTFLSDCAGDSPIVIGDARLKIAEQPAAQFDILVIDAFSSDAIPLHLLTSEAIGIYKRALKPGGVLLIHISNRFFGLEPVLAEEARARGWSSAIRMDPGPAGDEYGDLTGSNWVALTATPQRMQQLTGGLRPRGDAAKDGAWVPLAARAGFERWTDDYASTLPVLMWGSLIGKHDE
- the hemB gene encoding porphobilinogen synthase, whose protein sequence is MTHAAFPDLRLRRTRRTGWSRAMVRETTLGPSNLIWPLFVCDGAQSEEPITSLPGVSRWSVDRLVDRARDAVAAGIPCLALFPYTQPGRRSADGGEALNPDNLMCRATAAIKQALGDDIGVLTDVALDPYTSHGQDGLIDDTGYVLNDETVEVLVGQALNQARAGADIIAPSDMMDGRIGAIRQALEAEGFGHVQIMSYAAKYASAFYGPFRDAVGSRGLLQGDKKTYQMDPANAEEALREVAQDLAEGADSVMVKPGLPYLDIVAAVKANFAVPVYAYQVSGEYAMIEAAAAAGAGDRDALVLETLLAFRRAGASGVLTYHALDAARLLNK
- a CDS encoding M23 family metallopeptidase, translating into MSQAIPLPRRDVDSDALGWRDRLAGLDLVPDLGDNIGSAEWWRGLATLTLLCGTAIASFPGIQPLAVGGAPALDAADFNEARAQMIVPLALGGDTGRHMAATDAVRPLTQTPERPQIELTATLGSGDSFARLLERSGVGGGEAQALANQVAAAVPLADIAPGTRIDLILGRRAARTMPRPVEALAMRARFDLRIEMEREGDRLVMRRIPIAVDTTPLRIRGRVGDSLYRSARAAGAPATAIQSYLRVIGRQISVGSDIRASDEYDIIVDYRRAETGESETGKLLYAGLVRGGKAKLSMVEWTVDGRAQWFEASGVGQQRGGMARPTNGRVTSTFGMRRHPILGYKRMHSGMDFGGGYGAPIYAVTDGVVTIAGRHGGYGNFVKLNHGNGLGTGYGHMSRIAVRPGQRVGRGQVIGYIGSTGLSTGPHLHYELYRNGRAVNPSSVTFVTRALLEGKALADFRARIRALTAVAPGAALTPIAPKQVEGPKLGSLADVASKRAEGGI
- a CDS encoding helicase-related protein, encoding MTSSSSQPVKAVLGPTNTGKTHLAVERLTAHSSGMIGFPLRLLAREVYDRVVAIKGAAQVALVTGEERIIPPDARYLLGTMEALPIERDVAFVGIDEAQLGADPERGHVFTDRLLRARGRDETMILGSASIRGLVKNLVPEADIITRPRFSTLSYAGTSKLSRLPKRSAIVAFSAEEVYAIAEMLRRFSGGAAVVMGALSPKTRNSQVAMFEAGEVDYLVATDAIGMGLNLDVQHVAFASLQKFDGRRLRRLTIAEMAQIAGRAGRHQQDGSFGTIGLPQGGFTPEEVAAIEGHHFPPLPSLFWRNPIPGFGSLDQLLSDLAQPPTQPVLRPAPEAVDIAVLKHLAGDMEVRARGGDFDAVQRLWDICGLPDFEQLGAEHHSRTIFKLWQWRTSGDGMIDPDWFARRLAKLNDVEGDIDQLASRIAAVRTLCFIAQRGDWIAGAAGWTEQTQALESRLSDALHAALAQRFVDRRLALLLRDAGQRGAALPVAVGPDGTVAVDGEAIGTLKGFQFKVDPVARASDHRMLLAAAEKHLRAELARRATTLAEGDDSALSLVAEPGAAPRLAWHGHPIATLAKGPTLVQPSILVDPSLRRLEPHQVQAIAERLQRFVAQQLARHAAPLAAMGEAAGDLFTPPRVRALLAALTDNSGTIGRAAVEDQLNALAPDERPQLRKLGLTIGSLDIFHPVLLKPEAVRWRAALTAAQQGTPIPALPPHGAVLQKTGSHIGLTIAGFRRCASGWLRIDMAEKLARQAHAARMQASAPPTAPIAGSGDHHHDGASDEGASDDHGGVAAAPPPGFVIDPALATSLGLDDETRRGLLGSFGFRSVGEPGLQRWRWSGLRKADKRPRRKPPVKRADAPTRTPANGDVRRSPVIAAAKGKRRPPDKPRADAPRPPRPDRPARRSPSPNSPFAGLAALLAESRKD